TGACTTTGAAACTATCCCTTTGATGATAAATCAAGGGAACCATGGTTGCGGTACTTTCACCCAAAATATTCCCGATAGTCCGTGAAGAAATTGTCGCTCCTGTAATTCCTTCCACCTCCCAGGGTTGGGTCTTACCACCTTGTTTGACCGGTATAACTTTATTTTCCAATTGGGTCAAATCAGCATTGAGTTGGACAGCCAATGCTTTGAAATTTGCCAGGAAATTTTCCTCCTTTTCAATCTTATCACCTAATCCGGGTGTCTCTTTACTTTCAAGTACATAAAACCCCACGACTGTTTGCGTAGATGGATCGTATCCATATAAAATGCGGATGACATCCGCATAACCCTGTCCACTTGCTTCAATAGCCACTCCTTTGAAATTATCTTTTTCATCAAAGCCTGCATAAACCACCGTCTTGGTTCGGTCCAAGCCATCCGAAGGAACAAAAGTCCCCTCTGCTGTCAATTCATAAATCCTCGTTTTTGTGATTCCGGGCAGAACATTGAAAACTGCTTTCTCCAATGCTTCCGCTTTGAGGGTATCAATTCTTTCTTTGGTGCCCTCATAAGTCAAAACAATCATTAAAGCACAGAAAACGCCGATCCCTACCATGGCTATCAGCATTTTTTTGCTGCCTCCAGTTGCTTCTGTTTGAATGGTTTTATTGGTACTCATGACATTGCTTTTTTAGTCCCATATACTTTAGGCCTGATCAAACTATCAATCTGTGGCGTAAGGGCATTTCCCAACAAAATGGCGTACATCACCCCTTCCGGAAGACCTCCCCAGATTCGGATGACTACCACCAATACTCCGATAAATATTCCATAAATGACTATTCCCAAAGGTGTGATGGGTGAGCCTACCATATCGGTAGCCATAAACACAGCCCCAAGCATCAGTCCTCCTGAGAAGAGCATGAACGTCGGTGAAGGGTAAATTTGGCTATCAACGAGATACAGGATGCCGCTCAAAACAAAAACCGTCAACAGAATTGTAACCGGAATTCTCCAGTTCATCATTTTCTTATAAATCAGATAAATACCGCCCAAGGCTATCAACCAGGAGCAGGTTTCCCCGGTAGATCCACTGATCAATCCCAAGGCTAGGTCTGCACTGTCTGTAGTGATATGGTCAAACTTGAATGCAGAAAGGGGCGTTGCACCGGAGATTCCGTCCACAACTGGTGTTGCAAAAGGGAATGCCAAAACAGATTTGGAAATGCTGACAAAGCGATCTTCCAAAAAGGCTGGATGCCAAGTGGTGATGGCCACAGGAAATGCGGCCTGCAAGATGGCCCTGCCCACCAAGGCAGGATTAAAGGCATTATAGCCCAAGCCTCCAAAGACAAATTTGCCCAAAGCAATGGCCATGACTCCGCCCAGGAAAGTCATCCAAAGCGGAAATATCGGTGGCAAAGTCAATCCCAATAGAAGTCCGGTAATGATTGCCGACCAATCCGAAACTGTACTTTCCTGATTTGACCACCTGCACAACAGGTGTTCGGTCATCACAGCTGAAATTACTGCGGTAATAATAACCAGCAAGGCATTGATTCCAAAAGCATAGACTGAAAACAAAGCAACAGGTATCAGGGCATAGACCACGTTTTTCATAATCATGTCCGTGGACACACCTTTGTTGATGTGGGGAGAGGTGCTGATATGAAGGGTCTTGCTAAGCATTTGTTTTCGGTTGTTTAGCTGAATTTCTTTTTCTGACTATTCCTTTGGAAAGGCGGAAATACTGCACCAAAGGAATGTTTGAAGGACAGACATAGGAACATGAACCACATTCGAAGCAGTCCATTAAGTTGAATTCCTCCGCCATGGTATCATAGGCTTCAAATTTTGCCAAAATTCCAAGCCTTGATGGATTCAGAAAAATGGGACAGGCATCAACACAAGCACCACATTTGATGCAGGGATAAATTTTATCCACCTTCCGTACCTCATTATCTCCAAAGACAACGATACCTGAAGTTCCTTTCACGATAGAGATATCCAAACTTGATGCGGATACACCCATCATAGGACCTCCCATATATACCTCGCTTATATTTTCTACAGCACCGACCTGTTCCAGCACATAGCGCAATGGTGTTCCAATGGGAATCAGGTAATTGCCTTTTTTCTTGACACCGGGTCCGGTGATGGTAATCACTCTTTCCTGTATGCCCTGTCCATGTGGCAATAGTCTCCCGATTTCGGCAGTTGTCGCGACATTCACCACTACAGCATTGACTTCAATGGGCAATCCTCCCGAAGGAACTTCTTTGCCCAACAAAGCCGTTATCAGCATTTTCTCTGCACCCTGTGGGTATTTCACCGGAACGACCTGTACTTTGACAGGCAAATCGGTAGGGACTTTAGATGAAAGATGATCAGCGGCATCTTGCTTATTGGCCTCAATTCCAATAATGACTTCCTTGGCACCTGTCACTTTCAATAAATACCTGATTCCTGTGAAAATATCATCCGCTTGTTCCAACATAACCCGATGATCTGTAGTCAGATAGGGTTCACATTCAATTCCGTTTATAATAAGGTAGTCACAGGTTTTTCCTTCCGGAATTTTAAGTTTGACATGGGTAGGGAAAGCAGCGCCTCCCAAACCCACAATTCCCGCATCCTGAATACCTTTCAGAATTTCCTCGGGACTTGCGTCTAAGGATATTGGATTGCCTTCCACTACCTCCTGCCCTGAATAAGGAAATGGCTCCAGATAAATTCCCGGGGAAGTTTGGCCGGAAATAAGCGGAACATTACCAATTTTTCTGATTTTACCCGATACCGGGGAATGCATGGGCACAGACATGTATCCATTCGCTTTTGCCAGCAATTGTCCTCGGGATACCTCCTGCCCTTCCCTGACAATAATCTGAGAAGGGTTTCCAATATGTTGCTGCATAGGCAAAATAATAAGAGGGGCAAATGGAAACTGCCTGATGGGCAGTCCATTTGTCTTTTCCTTGTTTTCAGGCGGATGGACACCGTGTTTAAAGGTATTTTTCAGTGAGGTCAGCACGGTATCAGTTGAATTTTTCGCCTCGTTTGATCCACTTATCTATATCAGCTTCACTTTTGTCTGCCGGCAATCCGGGATGTATCACACCTGCTGTACATTTTTCAGCTGCTTTTACCAAATCCTGATATGGTCCAGCATTGGGGTCTTTGATGAAAGCCTTCTTATCGTTGTTGTAGGCAAACATATTGGGATTCAATTTGATGCATTCATCGCACGAGGTACAGAATTCTGTTTCCAACCATGGTGACATGGATTGACCATTGGTTCCAGTGTCGGCTGGTTTGGCTGCTTCCGTTTTTTCTCCATTTAAAGCTAAATCCATAATTCCAGCACCATCATCTCCTGCCATTTTCATCAAACCCTTGGCAATCCTTCCTATCACTTCTGCCCTCACTTTACTTTCAAGATCCTCGACAGGCATTTTGCTTTCAGGTTTTACTCCTGCAATTGCTTTGAGCATGATCCAGAAATCACGTCGCTCTTCGCAGGATTCCACCATCGTCTTGGCAACCAATACGCGGGTGAGGTGCTGCTTTCTGTCAACCGCCCAGATGAACGGGAATTTACCTTCTCTTTCACTCGCTTCCATTTCCAAAAATTCTTCCAGCACCACCATGTTTTCATTCCAAGTGTCACGGGGAGCATTTCGGAAATGCTTTCTGAAACGGGCCTCTGTCAAGGCAAAATCCGCAAATGTCATGGCAACTTCCATCGTTTTTTGACGGTTGTTTTCAATGTATTTGAGTTGGTAGGTCGGCCAGTTTTGATGCATGGCAGGATTACCTTCCAGATCAAAGGCTTCCTCAGGAGTGACTCCTTTGTCGGGATTGTATCGGAATAATGGATAAGCCCTGGACTCCACCGCCAGTTTTGCCTGATGTGCGCCCATGTCATCTGCCACGCCATGTTCAGGTTGACAGGTGGTATAGAGGTTGAACAAAGCAGGGCGCTTGGTCATCAGACCGTCGATAAAGCCTTCAATCATCTGACTGGTATTGGCCAAAGTGCCTTGAAGGACGTAGGTATTTCTATGCGCCATGGCAATCAGTCCTATTTCTTTTCTGGGTTCTGGTTTCCCCTTCCAAACTTTGCCATACTGGGCCATATCAGAAACCTGTCCGATAAATCCCGAGGTACATGCCTGCCCTCCGGTATTGGAATATACCTGGGTATCCACTACTACTACTTTGATCGGCTTACCTGAAGCCATCATACGTGAAAGGTTCTGGAAACCGATATCATACATGGCACCATCCCCGCCTAAGGCGACTACAGGCGGACATAATTTCCATTCTTCGTCGGTAAACTGACCCCAATTGAAGTAGGTGAAGAATTCTTTCTGTTCACGGGCATTATAACTGCCTTTCAGTTCCAATTCCGCTTTACGGATGAGTTTGAAACCATCAGCCATTTTGGACATGTGGCCTTCAAATATACCCATGGCCATGGAGGTGCTGTCCTGAAAGAGGTGGTTGGCCCAAGGGAATGGGTATGGGTTATAGGGGTAAGTACTGCCCCAAACCGAGGTACATCCGGTGGCATTGGTCATACCCATGGTAGAACGGCCTTTTCCGGTGTTTCCTTTGGTGTATTTCCAATGCAGGTGTTTCAGTCCGGTCAGCGTCTGAGAAGTCTCCCTCAGCCATTCTTGGTCTATGGGGGAAGACCCTTTCTCGGATTCCATTCTACTGGCAATTTCTGCCATCGTCAGATCACCGCCCTGCATTTCTGACATAATCTTGGACATCATGTTGGTGTCCAAAATATTGACAGTATTCATGAGTTTCAACTGAATGTGTTTTTCCAGTTTTTCGATCAGTTCTTCAAGATAGGCTATATGTTTTTCTACCCTTGGTATCATCAAAGACTCCACAGTGGCCATAAACAGGTGAACCACTGATTTTTCGGAACAACCCAAGCAGGCACCATCTCCGCTTGCAAAACTTTGGTAAGCATTTTTGTCCAACAAGATGGTTTCCAAAGGACCTATCTTTTCTTCCAAATTATCAACACGG
This window of the Aquiflexum balticum DSM 16537 genome carries:
- a CDS encoding FMN-binding protein; protein product: MSTNKTIQTEATGGSKKMLIAMVGIGVFCALMIVLTYEGTKERIDTLKAEALEKAVFNVLPGITKTRIYELTAEGTFVPSDGLDRTKTVVYAGFDEKDNFKGVAIEASGQGYADVIRILYGYDPSTQTVVGFYVLESKETPGLGDKIEKEENFLANFKALAVQLNADLTQLENKVIPVKQGGKTQPWEVEGITGATISSRTIGNILGESTATMVPLIYHQRDSFKVNTD
- the rsxC gene encoding electron transport complex subunit RsxC, whose product is MLTSLKNTFKHGVHPPENKEKTNGLPIRQFPFAPLIILPMQQHIGNPSQIIVREGQEVSRGQLLAKANGYMSVPMHSPVSGKIRKIGNVPLISGQTSPGIYLEPFPYSGQEVVEGNPISLDASPEEILKGIQDAGIVGLGGAAFPTHVKLKIPEGKTCDYLIINGIECEPYLTTDHRVMLEQADDIFTGIRYLLKVTGAKEVIIGIEANKQDAADHLSSKVPTDLPVKVQVVPVKYPQGAEKMLITALLGKEVPSGGLPIEVNAVVVNVATTAEIGRLLPHGQGIQERVITITGPGVKKKGNYLIPIGTPLRYVLEQVGAVENISEVYMGGPMMGVSASSLDISIVKGTSGIVVFGDNEVRKVDKIYPCIKCGACVDACPIFLNPSRLGILAKFEAYDTMAEEFNLMDCFECGSCSYVCPSNIPLVQYFRLSKGIVRKRNSAKQPKTNA
- a CDS encoding RnfABCDGE type electron transport complex subunit D, translating into MLSKTLHISTSPHINKGVSTDMIMKNVVYALIPVALFSVYAFGINALLVIITAVISAVMTEHLLCRWSNQESTVSDWSAIITGLLLGLTLPPIFPLWMTFLGGVMAIALGKFVFGGLGYNAFNPALVGRAILQAAFPVAITTWHPAFLEDRFVSISKSVLAFPFATPVVDGISGATPLSAFKFDHITTDSADLALGLISGSTGETCSWLIALGGIYLIYKKMMNWRIPVTILLTVFVLSGILYLVDSQIYPSPTFMLFSGGLMLGAVFMATDMVGSPITPLGIVIYGIFIGVLVVVIRIWGGLPEGVMYAILLGNALTPQIDSLIRPKVYGTKKAMS